One genomic region from Flagellimonas oceani encodes:
- a CDS encoding class I SAM-dependent methyltransferase, which yields MSSLLKFSIKQKHREYRKKRKEKIFKGNIVHCTICHSEYREFGAFGHIKRKNAQCHNCGSLERHRLVWKYIQDKELINRPLKLLHFAPEKVFYDIFSESSQIDYFPCDLHPNIYDYKGKTSVSKADITQIPFEDDYFDFILCNHVLEHIPDDALAMSELFRVMKPNGMGIFQVPIDYDRGKTYEDFSITSEKGRLKAFGRRDHVRWYGQDYKERLANAGFEVTEDDYISSFTKEEQFKYGFDSTEKVYLCHKRPSEK from the coding sequence ATGAGTAGCCTACTTAAATTTTCCATCAAGCAAAAGCATAGGGAGTACCGAAAAAAGAGAAAAGAAAAAATATTTAAAGGAAACATTGTCCACTGTACTATTTGTCATTCCGAGTACAGGGAGTTTGGTGCCTTTGGCCACATCAAACGAAAGAACGCGCAATGCCATAACTGCGGTTCGTTGGAAAGGCACAGACTGGTTTGGAAATATATTCAGGACAAGGAATTGATCAACAGACCACTGAAATTGCTCCATTTTGCGCCCGAAAAAGTCTTTTATGACATTTTTTCGGAATCGTCCCAGATAGATTATTTTCCCTGCGATCTGCATCCGAACATTTACGATTACAAGGGTAAAACCTCGGTCAGCAAGGCCGATATTACCCAAATTCCGTTCGAGGACGATTATTTTGATTTTATTTTATGCAACCATGTCCTGGAGCATATTCCAGACGATGCCCTGGCAATGTCAGAACTCTTTAGAGTGATGAAACCGAATGGCATGGGCATATTCCAAGTTCCCATTGATTATGATCGCGGCAAAACTTATGAAGATTTTTCCATCACATCGGAAAAAGGAAGGTTAAAAGCCTTTGGAAGGCGTGACCATGTTCGGTGGTACGGCCAAGATTACAAAGAACGGCTTGCAAATGCAGGCTTTGAGGTAACAGAGGATGATTATATTTCTTCCTTTACAAAAGAAGAGCAGTTTAAGTATGGGTTTGACAGTACAGAAAAAGTTTACCTGTGCCATAAAAGACCAAGTGAAAAATAG
- a CDS encoding pseudouridine synthase: protein MAKSDNNKGKRPSKNFKGGDRKKPFDKKFSSKPRQSAPKKPSNPDEIRLNRYIANAGICSRREADTFIAAGNVTVNGKAVTEMGYKVKRSDDVRFDGKRLSLEKKEYVLLNKPKNFITTTSDEKGRRTVMELISSASNNRLLPVGRLDRNTTGLLLFTNDGDLTKKLTHPKHNIRKIYHVHLDNNLSLGDLHKIEAGLELEDGPITVDSVSYIQGAPKREVGVEIHSGRNRIVRRIFEHLGYNVTKLDRVIFAGLTKKDLPRGHWRHLTEQEVINLKNLK, encoded by the coding sequence ATGGCGAAATCAGACAACAACAAAGGCAAAAGGCCTTCAAAAAACTTCAAGGGCGGGGACAGAAAGAAACCGTTTGACAAAAAATTTTCCTCCAAACCAAGGCAGAGCGCTCCTAAAAAACCATCCAATCCGGATGAAATTCGGTTGAACCGCTACATTGCCAATGCGGGCATTTGTTCCCGACGGGAAGCGGACACCTTTATTGCGGCAGGGAATGTTACGGTTAACGGGAAAGCCGTGACCGAGATGGGGTACAAGGTAAAGCGCTCCGACGATGTCCGTTTTGATGGAAAACGACTCAGCTTGGAAAAGAAGGAGTACGTACTACTGAACAAACCCAAAAACTTTATCACCACCACAAGTGATGAGAAGGGACGCCGTACCGTAATGGAACTGATTTCAAGCGCCTCGAATAACCGTTTGTTGCCCGTAGGCCGTTTGGACCGGAATACCACAGGTTTGCTGCTTTTTACCAACGATGGCGACCTCACCAAAAAATTGACACATCCCAAGCACAATATCCGTAAGATTTACCACGTGCATTTGGACAATAACCTAAGTTTGGGGGACCTCCATAAAATTGAAGCCGGTCTGGAACTGGAAGATGGCCCTATTACCGTGGATAGCGTAAGTTACATTCAAGGAGCACCAAAGCGAGAGGTCGGAGTGGAAATCCACAGTGGGCGTAACCGTATTGTGCGCCGTATTTTTGAGCACTTGGGCTACAATGTGACCAAACTGGACCGTGTCATCTTTGCTGGACTGACCAAAAAAGATTTGCCACGTGGCCATTGGAGACATTTGACCGAGCAGGAGGTGATCAATTTGAAGAATCTGAAATGA
- a CDS encoding geranylgeranylglycerol-phosphate geranylgeranyltransferase yields the protein MLSRKNKLLLFKLLSLFSVVRGYNILVITLAQYLASIYILAPNVPLRNVILDLNLFLIVTASALTIASGYIINNFYDAEKDLINKPTKSMLDRLVSQRFKLTTYFILNFLTVFAASYISFRAVLFFSAYIFGIWIYSHKLKRIPFVGNLVSSTLAIAPFFVVFVYYQNFQTVIFVHALFLFLLILAREMIKDLENMAGDLAQNYRTIPIIYGARVSKSIISCLIVLTLVPALLLIKTFDVGYMHYYFMVCVGLLIFFLVLLWKAKGKMHYVWLHNIIKFIIVLGVFSILLIDVDVVLNRIL from the coding sequence ATGCTTAGTAGAAAAAACAAACTCTTGCTGTTTAAGCTGTTGAGTCTGTTTTCCGTGGTACGGGGTTACAATATTTTGGTGATAACCTTGGCGCAATATTTGGCGTCCATTTATATACTCGCCCCCAATGTTCCCTTGCGCAACGTCATATTGGATTTAAACCTGTTCCTCATTGTTACGGCTTCTGCCCTTACGATTGCGAGCGGTTACATCATCAACAATTTTTACGATGCGGAAAAAGATCTGATCAACAAGCCTACCAAAAGTATGTTGGACCGTTTGGTGAGCCAACGTTTTAAGCTCACCACCTATTTTATCCTCAATTTTTTGACCGTTTTTGCGGCAAGTTATATTTCGTTCAGGGCGGTGTTGTTTTTTTCCGCTTACATTTTTGGTATATGGATTTACTCCCATAAGCTCAAGCGCATACCCTTTGTGGGCAACTTGGTGTCTTCCACATTGGCGATAGCTCCATTTTTTGTGGTGTTTGTGTACTATCAGAATTTCCAGACCGTGATTTTTGTGCACGCACTTTTCTTGTTCCTGTTGATATTGGCCCGCGAAATGATCAAGGATTTGGAGAACATGGCTGGCGATTTGGCACAGAACTATAGGACCATTCCCATAATTTATGGTGCCCGTGTCTCAAAATCGATAATTTCTTGTTTGATCGTACTTACCTTGGTTCCCGCACTTTTGTTGATCAAAACCTTTGATGTCGGGTATATGCATTACTATTTTATGGTGTGTGTGGGGCTTTTGATTTTTTTCTTGGTGCTCTTATGGAAAGCCAAGGGGAAAATGCACTACGTTTGGCTGCACAACATCATCAAATTTATTATTGTGCTCGGCGTTTTCAGTATTCTTTTGATTGATGTGGATGTGGTCTTGAACCGAATTTTGTAA
- a CDS encoding mevalonate kinase, translating into MKGPLFYSKILLFGEYGIIKDSKGLSIPYNFFKGALKWDNDNSEMAQKSNKSLKAYAEYLKVLEMKEKGLVSFDIEALEKDVAEGMYFDSSIPQGYGIGSSGALVAAIYDRYATDKITVLENLTREKLLQLKKIFGKMESFFHGKSSGLDPLNSYLSLPILINSKDNIESTSIPSQNTEGKGAVFLLDSGMTGETAPMVQLFMENMKQEGFRNMIKNQFIKHTDACVEDFLNGNVKSLFGNLKQLSHVVFDNFKPMIPSKFHQLWQKGIETNDYYLKLCGSGGGGYILGFTQDLEKAKKALKGHNLEVVYNF; encoded by the coding sequence ATGAAAGGTCCATTATTTTATTCAAAGATTTTATTGTTCGGAGAGTACGGCATTATCAAAGACTCCAAAGGACTATCCATACCCTATAATTTTTTCAAAGGCGCGCTCAAGTGGGACAACGATAATTCCGAAATGGCGCAAAAATCAAACAAAAGCCTCAAAGCCTACGCGGAGTATTTAAAAGTGCTCGAAATGAAGGAAAAAGGTTTGGTCTCTTTTGATATTGAAGCGTTGGAAAAGGACGTGGCCGAGGGAATGTATTTTGACAGTTCCATCCCCCAGGGCTATGGAATTGGCAGCAGTGGTGCATTGGTCGCTGCTATTTATGACCGCTATGCGACCGATAAGATCACGGTCTTGGAAAACCTGACCCGTGAAAAACTGCTTCAATTGAAGAAAATTTTCGGGAAAATGGAATCTTTCTTCCACGGTAAATCCTCCGGGTTGGACCCGTTGAACAGTTATTTGAGTTTGCCCATACTTATCAACTCCAAGGACAATATCGAATCCACCAGCATTCCCTCCCAAAATACCGAAGGAAAAGGCGCTGTGTTCTTGTTGGACAGCGGTATGACCGGGGAAACTGCACCCATGGTGCAACTATTCATGGAAAACATGAAGCAGGAAGGTTTCCGAAATATGATCAAGAACCAGTTCATAAAACACACCGATGCCTGTGTGGAAGATTTTTTGAACGGCAACGTAAAATCCTTGTTCGGGAACTTAAAACAACTCTCGCACGTAGTTTTTGACAACTTTAAGCCAATGATTCCCTCCAAATTTCATCAACTTTGGCAAAAGGGCATCGAAACAAACGATTACTACCTTAAACTTTGTGGTTCCGGTGGCGGCGGTTATATTTTAGGCTTTACCCAAGATTTGGAAAAGGCCAAAAAAGCACTAAAAGGCCACAATCTGGAGGTAGTCTACAACTTCTAA
- the mvaD gene encoding diphosphomevalonate decarboxylase, protein MTENDFLPGSYQNSPEKGKVTWKAPSNIALVKYWGKRPVQMPANPSISFTLDACATTTSVFFEKKEDRENFSFDLFFEGKPKEDFKPKIQTFLERIAKYLPFLKEYNFTIETSNSFPHSSGIASSASGMAALSLCLMDIEKQLNPSMDEAFFHAKASYLARLGSGSACRSVKGSLVQWGQHANIPESSDLYGIEYPFDVDSVFKSYCDTILLVHKGQKQVSSTVGHQLMHGHPYAENRFQQAFDNLDKLKPILGSGDLEAFIKLVESEALTLHAMMMTSSPYFILMKPDTLEIINKIWEYRETTKIPVCFTLDAGANVHLLYPEAEKEKVHDFIKNELAEHCENGQYIHDQVGKGAIKIND, encoded by the coding sequence ATGACGGAAAATGATTTTTTGCCCGGTAGCTATCAAAATTCGCCCGAGAAAGGCAAGGTGACCTGGAAAGCACCAAGCAACATTGCCCTTGTAAAATACTGGGGAAAACGTCCCGTTCAAATGCCTGCCAATCCGTCCATTAGTTTTACGTTGGATGCATGTGCTACGACCACTTCCGTTTTTTTCGAAAAAAAAGAGGATAGGGAAAATTTTTCGTTCGATTTGTTTTTTGAAGGAAAGCCCAAGGAGGATTTTAAGCCCAAGATCCAAACCTTTTTGGAGCGGATTGCGAAGTACTTGCCCTTTTTAAAGGAATATAATTTTACGATTGAAACCTCTAATTCCTTTCCGCACAGCAGTGGGATTGCTTCGTCGGCGAGTGGTATGGCGGCTCTTTCCCTGTGTTTGATGGATATTGAAAAACAGTTAAATCCATCCATGGATGAAGCATTTTTCCATGCAAAGGCATCCTATTTGGCCCGTTTGGGTTCTGGAAGTGCATGCAGAAGTGTAAAGGGCAGTCTGGTTCAATGGGGACAGCACGCCAACATTCCAGAGAGTTCAGATTTATACGGAATCGAATATCCATTTGATGTGGATTCAGTTTTCAAGAGTTATTGCGATACGATCCTGTTGGTGCACAAAGGCCAAAAGCAGGTGAGCAGTACGGTGGGCCACCAATTGATGCACGGCCACCCATATGCCGAGAACCGATTTCAACAGGCGTTTGATAATCTGGACAAACTAAAACCTATTTTGGGAAGCGGTGATTTGGAGGCGTTCATCAAACTTGTGGAAAGTGAAGCACTTACTTTGCATGCCATGATGATGACCAGCAGCCCCTATTTTATATTGATGAAACCGGATACCTTGGAAATCATCAATAAAATTTGGGAATACCGCGAAACAACCAAAATACCCGTTTGCTTTACCTTGGATGCCGGTGCCAACGTACATTTGCTCTATCCGGAAGCGGAAAAAGAAAAAGTGCACGACTTTATCAAGAACGAATTGGCCGAACATTGCGAAAATGGCCAGTATATCCACGACCAAGTGGGGAAAGGTGCAATCAAAATAAACGACTAA
- a CDS encoding TspO/MBR family protein: protein MKKRIIYITLSVLVCLAIGFLASIATQSSVNDWYVTLDKPSFTPPNYLFAPVWTALYIMMGVAAGIVWSKGYHHIWVKTALYHFAFQLLLNALWSIVFFGLKNPLGGMIVILALLTMIILTIKWFKVISKTAALLMIPYLLWVAFASALNYKIWELNA from the coding sequence ATGAAAAAAAGAATTATCTACATAACCCTGAGCGTTTTGGTCTGCCTTGCCATTGGTTTTTTGGCCAGTATTGCAACCCAAAGCTCCGTCAACGATTGGTACGTTACACTCGACAAGCCTTCGTTTACGCCCCCGAACTATCTTTTTGCCCCGGTGTGGACCGCATTGTACATTATGATGGGTGTGGCCGCAGGCATCGTTTGGTCCAAGGGCTATCACCATATTTGGGTAAAGACGGCATTATACCATTTTGCGTTTCAATTGTTGCTGAATGCGTTGTGGAGCATCGTTTTTTTTGGCCTAAAGAATCCTTTGGGCGGAATGATCGTGATTTTGGCCCTGTTAACCATGATCATACTTACCATAAAATGGTTCAAGGTCATCAGCAAAACTGCAGCACTATTAATGATTCCCTATTTATTGTGGGTGGCCTTTGCCTCCGCGCTCAACTACAAAATTTGGGAGCTCAACGCTTAG